In Notolabrus celidotus isolate fNotCel1 chromosome 8, fNotCel1.pri, whole genome shotgun sequence, a genomic segment contains:
- the mif gene encoding macrophage migration inhibitory factor, with product MPMFVVNTNVAKGDVPEALLTEASSELATAIGKPEQYIAVQINPDQMMLFGGKGDPCALCSIYSIGKISGAQNKQYSKLVCALLNKHLGISADRIYINFTDMPAANVGWNNTTFG from the exons ATGCCGATGTTCGTGGTCAACACTAACGTGGCCAAAGGTGATGTACCCGAGGCTCTGCTGACCGAGGCCTCCTCGGAGCTGGCAACAGCGATTGGTAAACCCGAACAG TACATTGCAGTGCAAATCAACCCTGACCAAATGATGCTGTTTGGAGGGAAGGGGGACCCCTGCGCACTCTGCTCCATCTATAGCATCGGCAAAATCAGTGGTGCACAAAACAAGCAGTATTCTAAACTGGTGTGTGCACTGCTCAACAAACACCTAGGCATCTCTGCGGACAG AATCTATATCAATTTTACTGACATGCCAGCTGCCAACGTGGGCTGGAACAACACTACCTTTGGTTGA
- the LOC117817863 gene encoding LOW QUALITY PROTEIN: zinc finger protein 853-like (The sequence of the model RefSeq protein was modified relative to this genomic sequence to represent the inferred CDS: deleted 1 base in 1 codon), which translates to MMEESVSTFETHLTAVMDSLIRASVCEITKLFQETVNDYLVELSINRRENESLKLRLRLTENKLRTERKYGLGWASNRRNAGLSAGEEGAGGRHKRKVGGARGKSKKGSAAAYGKNWPGGVWEEGGGGCAGGGGGGGGGGSGGAVGMVAGGRGGKEAREMYLIQFPGDEEDEGGMVEDEEGEGSLSGEGEETANIKEEFGQTEGYQPASLQLIKEALKMDPPNEGLHSSSRSQSEDDLSDHPPTLHPSDRDEEDWEVGSDEPPEGGMTMDELRGLESALRAERGREEAAMKTSQPVSPELMPGRESSLAPKYIGLDGMEQDGELEPQPPTLQREEQVGQSRLKDGVRAGGDLRIGWSKKSREGDSARVVKGEDVVELGEPEHPPHLSAPGSVGESIGEEEGGSDLLHFCPQCGGGFTSEAELDDHPCPLGGSQHPSSEGEEGLYPCAHCGNTFSHSWALKNHECACAAERPHCCEICGKRFTHSRSLERHHLVHTGERPHRCPQCGRSFSRLGNLERHQRIHTGERPYGCEACGKRFSRVEYLKRHQLIHNSKRRHSSAPTVEVASAMSSN; encoded by the exons ATGATGGAGGAATCTGTCTCCACGTTCGAGACGCATCTGACGGCCGTGATGGACAGCCTGATCCGAGCCTCGGTCTGCGAGATCACCAAACTCTTCCAGGAGACTGTGAACGACTACCTGGTGGAGCTGTCCATCAACAGGAGGGAGAACGAGTCTCTTAAATTGCGCCTGAGGCTCACAGAGAACAAGCTGAGGACTGAGCGCAAGTACGGGCTGGGCTGGGCGTCCAACCGCCGCAACGCTGGGCTGTCTGCGGGGGAGGAAGGAGCAGGAGGGCGGCACAAGCGAAAAGTTGGAGGGGCCC GAGGCAAGTCAAAAAAGGGCTCAGCAGCAGCCTATGGCAAAAACTGGCCTGGAGGTGTgtgggaggaaggaggaggtggCTGCGCTGGTggtggaggcggaggaggaggaggaggaagtggaggagctGTGGGGATGGtagcaggaggaagaggggggaagGAGGCCAGGGAGATGTACCTCATCCAGTTCCCCggggatgaagaggatgagggaGGGATGGTGGAGGACGAGGAAGGGGAGGGCAGCCTCAGCGGTGAGGGGGAGGAGACGGCCAACATCAAAGAGGAG TTTGGTCAAACTGAAGGCTACCAACCCGCATCTCTCCAGCTAATTAAAGAGGCTTTGAAGATGGACCCACCCAATGAGGGCCTCCACAGTTCCTCAAGATCTCAAAGCGAAG ATGATCTGTCAGACCATCCCCCGACTCTTCATCCAAGTGATAGAGATGAGGAGGACTGGGAGGTGGGTTCAGATGAGCCACCAGAGGGGGGCATGACCATGGACGAGCTGAGGGGGTTGGAGTCGGCATTGAGGGCTGAGAGAGGCCGCGAAGAGGCAGCCATGAAAACTTCCCAGCCTGTTAGCCCTGAGTTAATGCCAGGCCGAGAGAGCAGCCTGGCTCCAAAATACATTGGTCTTGATGGAATGGAGCAGGATGGAGAACTGGAGCCTCAGCCCCCCACCCTGCAGAGGGAGGAGCAGGTGGGGCAGAGCAGGTTGAAGGACGGTGTGAGGGCTGGAGGGGATTTGAGGATAGGCTGGTCAAAGAAGTCAAGGGAGGGGGACTCAGCCAGGGTCGTGAAAGGAGAAGACGTAGTGGAGCTTGGAGAGCCGGAGCACCCGCCCCACCTTTCTGCTCCAGGGAGTGTGGGAGAGAGCataggagaagaggaggggggcagCGACCTTCTTCACTTTTGTCCACAGTGTGGAGGAGGCTTCACATCTGAGGCAGAGCTGGACGACCACCCCTGTCCACTAGGAGGCTCTCAGCATCCGagcagtgaaggagaggagggtcTTTACCCCTGCGCCCACTGTGGGAACACGTTCAGCCATTCCTGGGCACTAAAGAACCATGAGTGTGCCTGTGCTGCCGAGCGCCCGCACTGCTGCGAAATCTGTGGGAAGCGCTTTACGCACTCACGCTCATTGGAACGCCATCATCTGGTGCACACAGGGGAGAGGCCACACAGGTGCCCTCAGTGTGGACGCAGTTTCAGTCGTCTTGGCAACTTAGAGCGGCACCAGAGGATCCACACAGGCGAACGTCCGTATGGTTGTGAGGCGTGCGGGAAACGTTTCAGTCGTGTGGAGTACTTAAAGAGACACCAACTCATACACAACAGT AAAAGGCGACACTCCAGTGCTCCAACTGTGGAAGTGGCTTCAGCGATGTCGAGCAACTGA